In Lewinellaceae bacterium, a single window of DNA contains:
- a CDS encoding DUF3137 domain-containing protein, whose product MTERPAPYNEEDASKIKRLEHFRIYYNHTIHPELLRMERLRIRLLRLLFFSTLFMLGVLLFGFYINILALTLLLAIPLGGYISYLIYRMQRFRLTFKPNVVSLILDFIDDGMNFDPAHPLKYDPKKEIGKDQFLKSRIFATKAPFYSGEDFISGRIGEMDFEMSELLVQELSPVDNRLDEVFRGVFMHATFPEETRGRVIIWPRRLRQFHTKAIKDFTWEKGQNQDDEVNNQKFKEIFLTYATEDTHVEGILSEPMQEAIVRYCNTTGKDMFMSFINREIYAAVSEDKDILEPHFFRSNLSFDLVRSFFEDINLLLRIAEDFDQTH is encoded by the coding sequence ATGACGGAAAGGCCTGCGCCTTACAACGAAGAAGATGCTTCGAAGATCAAGCGCCTGGAACATTTCAGGATTTATTACAACCATACCATCCATCCGGAATTGTTGCGGATGGAGCGCCTGCGCATCCGCCTGCTGCGCCTGTTGTTCTTTTCCACCCTCTTCATGCTGGGCGTCCTGCTGTTTGGGTTTTACATCAATATACTGGCCCTGACGCTGCTGTTGGCCATTCCCCTGGGGGGGTATATTTCCTACCTCATCTACCGGATGCAGCGTTTCCGCCTGACCTTCAAGCCCAACGTCGTCAGCCTCATCCTCGATTTTATCGATGACGGCATGAACTTCGACCCGGCTCATCCGCTGAAGTACGACCCCAAAAAGGAGATCGGAAAGGACCAGTTTCTGAAAAGCCGGATTTTTGCCACCAAGGCGCCCTTTTATTCCGGCGAGGATTTTATCTCGGGGCGCATCGGCGAAATGGATTTTGAAATGTCGGAACTCCTGGTCCAGGAGCTTTCTCCGGTGGACAACCGCCTGGATGAAGTCTTCAGAGGCGTATTCATGCACGCTACCTTCCCTGAAGAAACCCGCGGCAGGGTGATCATCTGGCCGCGCCGCCTCCGGCAGTTTCACACCAAAGCGATCAAGGATTTTACCTGGGAGAAAGGCCAGAACCAGGATGACGAGGTCAACAACCAGAAATTCAAGGAGATTTTTCTCACCTACGCTACGGAGGATACCCACGTGGAGGGCATCTTGTCAGAACCCATGCAGGAGGCTATTGTCCGCTATTGCAACACTACCGGAAAAGACATGTTCATGTCTTTTATCAATCGCGAGATTTACGCCGCAGTGAGTGAAGACAAGGACATCCTGGAGCCCCATTTTTTTCGCTCGAACCTCAGCTTCGACCTGGTGCGGAGTTTTTTTGAAGACATCAACCTGCTGCTGAGGATTGCGGAGGATTTTGACCAGACGCATTAG